A genomic region of Mus musculus strain C57BL/6J chromosome 7, GRCm38.p6 C57BL/6J contains the following coding sequences:
- the Nanos2 gene encoding nanos homolog 2 produces the protein MDLPPFDMWRDYFNLSQVVMDIIQSRKQRQEGEVAEEPNSRPQEKSEQDLEGYPGCLPTICNFCKHNGESRHVYTSHQLKTPEGVVVCPILRHYVCPLCGATGDQAHTLKYCPLNSSQQSLYRRSGRNSAGRRVKR, from the coding sequence ATGGACCTACCGCCCTTTGACATGTGGAGAGACTACTTTAACCTGAGCCAGGTGGTGATGGATATAATTCAGAGCCGGAAGCAAAGACAGGAGGGTGAGGTAGCTGAGGAGCCCAACTCCAGGCCCCAGGAGAAGAGTGAGCAGGACCTGGAGGGCTACCCTGGATGTCTGCCTACCATATGCAACTTCTGCAAGCACAATGGGGAGTCTCGTCACGTCTACACCTCACACCAGCTGAAGACGCCTGAAGGGGTGGTTGTGTGTCCCATCCTGAGGCACTATGTGTGTCCTCTATGTGGAGCCACCGGCGACCAGGCTCATACACTCAAGTATTGTCCACTCAACAGCAGTCAGCAGTCTCTCTACCGACGCAGTGGGCGAAACTCAGCTGGTCGCAGAGTCAAGCGATAA
- the Mypop gene encoding myb-related transcription factor, partner of profilin isoform X1: MASATAAAAPGEAEETTRLRKPRFSFEENQILIREVRAHYPQLYGAQSRRVSVAERRRVWDSIATKINGITSWKRTGQEVQKRWNDFKRRTKEKLARVPHSTQGAGPAAEDAFSAEEETIFAILGPGVAGPGAGSGAEESRAAASSQPQASTASTQRYVLSEDRRQDRRADTPAQSKGGSSSPESWARPSCNPQEAKERESTSPAAMQPVQLPRLALSPPLPAPPPPPTALAQVAPSSPSPTPPRPTSAPEQSLDFLRAQQETANAIRELAGTLRQGLAKLSEALSALLPLLPGTPADPLPPPPPPPPPPPPKPVLPPSAPKVELAPEPVSVVAAVVDGAVVAARGVIISPRSEEGVPKPLPPAPPLPLHDSPPHKRRKGFPTRKRRGRWKSP; this comes from the exons ATGGCCTCGGCGACCGCGGCGGCGGCGCCGGGCGAAGCGGAGGAGACCACCCGACTCCGCAAGCCGCGCTTCTCCTTCGAGGAGAACCAGATCCTGATCCGAGAGGTGCGCGCCCACTACCCTCAGCTCTACGGCGCGCAGAGCCGTCGGGTGAGCGTGGCCGAGCGGCGGCGAGTGTGGGACAGCATCGCCACCAAAATCAACGGCATCACCAGCTGGAAACGCACGGGCCAGGAGGTTCAGAAGCGTTGGAACGACTTCAAGCGCCGCACCAAGGAGAAGCTGGCCCGCGTGCCGCATTCCACGCAGGGCGCGGGGCCCGCCGCTGAGGACGCCTTCTCTGCGGAGGAGGAGACTATTTTCGCCATCCTGGGACCGGGTGTGGCGGGGCCGGGGGCTGGCTCTGGGGCTGAGGAGTCCCGGGCAGCCGCCTCTTCACAGCCGCAGGCTTCGACCGCTAGTACACAACGGTATGTGTTGTCAGAGGACCGCAGGCAGGATCGACGGGCAG ATACACCAGCCCAGAGCAAGGGAGGCTCCAGCAGCCCAGAGTCCTGGGCCCGGCCCTCTTGCAATCCCCAAGAAGCCAAGGAGCGTGAGTCCACGTCCCCTGCAGCCATGCAGCCTGTCCAGCTGCCCCGCCTGGCCTTGTCTCCACCGCTCCCtgcccctccaccaccacccacgGCGCTGGCCCAAGTGGCACCCTCATCTCCTAGCCCAACTCCTCCTCGGCCCACCTCAGCCCCAGAACAGTCCCTGGACTTCCTGCGGGCTCAGCAGGAGACTGCCAATGCTATCAGGGAGCTGGCTGGCACCCTTCGGCAGGGACTGGCCAAACTGAGCGAGGCCCTCAGTGCCCTGTTACCCCTTTTGCCGGGAACCCCAGCTGACCCGctgcccccgcccccaccgcCACCTCCGCCCCCACCTCCCAAACCAGTCCTGCCaccctctgcccccaaggtgGAGCTCGCCCCAGAGCCTGTGTCTGTGGTAGCTGCTGTTGTGGATGGGGCTGTAGTGGCAGCGAGGGGAGTGATCATCTCCCCCAGGAGCGAGGAAGGGGTGCCCAAACCACTACCCCCAGCCCCACCACTTCCCCTCCACGACTCACCCCCACACAAAAGGAGGAAAGGTTTCCCTACACGAAAGAGGCGGGGCCGCTGGAAGTCTCCGTGA